GTCGGGCCGCAGCGTCCTGCATCCGCCTTTCCGGCCGCCAGCCCTGTCGCGGGCGGCGCTGGCGTCGATCCTGCGGATCGGTGCCGTCTCCGCCGTCGTCAGCGCCACAACGAACGTGACCATTGCCACGGCGACCGGGCTCGTCGGCGTGGCCGGACCCGCGGCGGTCGCGGGGTACGGCACCGGCGCCCGTCTCGAATACCTCCTCGTGCCCATGGTGTTCGGCCTCGGGGCGCCGCTGGCCGCGATGGTCGGGACCGCGGTGGGGGCAGGCGACACGGCCCGCGCCCGGCAGGTGGCCTGGACGGGGGCGGTGATCGCCGGTCTCCTCGCCGAAGGCATCGGGGTCGGCGCCGCGCTCCGCCCTGAAGTCTGGCTGCGCCTGTTCGGCGCGCATAACTCCATGCTGGTTGTTGGCGCGCAGTATCTCCGCCTCGTCGGACCTGCCTACGGTCTCTTCGGAGTCGGGCTCGCTCTGTACTTCGCCGCCCAGGGCGCGGGGCAGGTTGGTTGGTCGCTGGCGGCGGGCCTGCTCCGGGTCACCGTCGCGCTCGCCGGCGGCGTGCTCGCCCTGCACCTTGGCTACGGTCTGACTGGCCTGTTCCTCGCCCTCGGCGCCGGCCTCGCCGCCCTCGCCCTCGTCAATGCAGGCGCACTTGCAGCGGGGGCGTGGCTTGGACGCCCCGGGAATGCGACCGCTCTGCCCCAGGCACGGCTTCGGGCGTGACCGGCCGCCAGGGATGGCGGTGCGGCACGTGGCGACGAGGTGAAGACACCGCGGGATCGATCGTCTGGACCAGCCGAGAGCGCGGCGGGAACAGCGTTGCGCTATTGGCTCGGCGAGACCGCGAGACATTGCGAACCCCGGTCACTCGCGCGTGCCGCGTGGACGATGATCAACGAACGCCATCAGCGTCGCCCACCCGTCCGTAACAGGCTCACCGCACGCGGTGGGACACGGTCCGCCTCGACCTCAACGTGTCGTCGACGCGATCGCCGCTTCAAGCAACTCCTTCGCCAAAGCCTCGTCATTGACGGCGCGCGCCAGGACCACGGCACCCACGAGCGTCGAGAGGGCGGCCAGAGACTGCTGGCGCCGCCGCCCCTTGGACAGCCGCGGGGTCAGCCCGGCGAGAAGAGCGGCGAGGCCCTCGACGCCCCGCGTGAAGCGGACGCGCATCTGGCTGTCGGGCGGCTCCCGCGCCACGTCGTTGGCCAGCGCAGCGAGCGGGCATCCCTTTCCGGGATCCTGGACATGGGCTGTCGACAGATAGTTCGCGATGAGGGCGTCGCCCGTCCCCCGGCGGTCCTCCGCCAGTGCCGAATCGAACGCCTCGACCGCCAGAGCGTCCTTGTTGGCAAACTGGCCGTAGAAGCCGCCGTGGGTCAGCCCGGCGGACGCCATGATGTCGGCGACGCCGACCCCGTGCAGACCGCGTTCGCGGAACAGGGCCGCCGCCATAGCGACGACCCTTTGCCGGTTCTGTCTGGCCTGTTCCTGCGAGACGCGGGGCATGGTCCGATCCTGCGATGAGACCTCTTATATAGATGCACGGCGTCATTTAAGAAGACGCCGCCGGGAACGCTCCGTCAGTGTGCGAGGCCGGGCGGCGCTCCCGCAGCGGCGGCGACCGCTCCTGGGCGCGCCGCGCGCTCGACCCGGAACCAGAGGGCGTAAAGCGCGGGCAGGAACAGCAGGGTCAGCAGGGTCCCGACCCCGACACCGCCGATCAGCACGTAGGCCAGCGCACCCCAGAACACCGAGTGGGTGAGCGGGATGAAGGCCAGCATGGCGGCGGCCGCGGTCAGGATCACCGGACGGGCCCGGCGCACCGTCGACTCGACGATGGCGTCGTAATCCGACAGCCCCGCTGCGCGGTCGTGATGGATCTGGTCCACCAGGATCAGCGTGTTGCGCATCAGGATGCCCGAGAGCGCGATCAGGCCGAGGATCGCGTTGAAGCCGAAGGGCTGGTGAAAGACGAGCAGCGTCGGGACGGCACCGACGAGCCCCAGCGGCGCGGTCGCGAACACCATGAACATGGTGGTGAACGATCGCACCTGCAGCATGATCACCGTGAGCGTCACGATCAGCATGAGCGGGAAGACGGACACGAGCGCGTTCATCGCCTTGGCGCTCTCTTCCACCGCTCCAGCCGTGTCGATGCGGTAGCCCGGCGGCAGCGTCGCCTTGATCGGGTCGAGCAGGGGATGGATCCGCGCGTGGACGTCCGGGGGCTGTCGGCCGTCAAGCACGTCGCCCTGAACGCGGATGTAGGTCTCGCGGTTGTAGCGCTTGAGCACCGCGTCCTCGGTGCGGCTCTCCAGGCGGACGACCTGCGAGACCGGGACTTGGCGCCCGTCATGCGTGGTCAGGGTGAGGTCCCCGATGTCGCCCAGCGATCGCCGCTCGGGGCCGGGGCTACGCAACAGCACGTCGACGGTGCGCAGGTTCTCACGGACCTGCGTCGCCGGCGTACCGTTGAGGTAGCTCTGCAGCTGCTGGCCGGCCTCCTTGGGCGTCAGGCCGATGAGGCGCAGGCGTTCCTGGTCGAGGGCGAGATGCAGGGTCGGCGTCCTGTCGCCCCAGTCGAGGTGGACGAGCCGCATATCGGGGTTGGCCGTCATCACGTCGCGGACCTGCTCGGCGATGGCGTGGATCACCGCGGGGTCCGGCCCGACCACCCGGAAGGCGACGGGAAAGCGGATCGGCGGCCCGAACACGATCTGCAGCACGCGGACCCGCGCCTCGGGGAAGTGCCCGTCACTGACGAGCTTGCGAAGCTTGATGCGGAGCGCGTCGCGCGCGGCCGCATCGGGAGTCTGGACCACGATCTGCGCGAAGGCGGGGTCCGGCAGTTCCGGATCGAAGGAGAGCACGAAGCGCGGCATGCCCTGACCGATGTAGCTCGTGATCGCGCGCGCTTCCGGCAGTTGCCGGACGGCCGCTTCGACCTTCCGGACGCTCGCCTCGGTGCTGGCGAACGCGGATCCGGTGGGCAGGGTCACCTCGACGATGAGTTCGGG
The sequence above is drawn from the Methylobacterium mesophilicum SR1.6/6 genome and encodes:
- a CDS encoding TetR/AcrR family transcriptional regulator; the encoded protein is MPRVSQEQARQNRQRVVAMAAALFRERGLHGVGVADIMASAGLTHGGFYGQFANKDALAVEAFDSALAEDRRGTGDALIANYLSTAHVQDPGKGCPLAALANDVAREPPDSQMRVRFTRGVEGLAALLAGLTPRLSKGRRRQQSLAALSTLVGAVVLARAVNDEALAKELLEAAIASTTR
- a CDS encoding MATE family efflux transporter is translated as MTTAQASTGLIETYFIARLGTDALAGMALVFPMLMLVQMISAGAVGGGMLSAVSRALGGGRLAEANGLVWHAVAIALGLGVLTTGAALLAGPHLYAAMGGRGASLTAALAHSDVVFAGAVLLWLFNALAAVIRGTGNMLLPAAVMCAGTVALIPLSPALIFGLGPLPRLGVVGGAVAVLAYYAAGIVVFTAYLWSGRSVLHPPFRPPALSRAALASILRIGAVSAVVSATTNVTIATATGLVGVAGPAAVAGYGTGARLEYLLVPMVFGLGAPLAAMVGTAVGAGDTARARQVAWTGAVIAGLLAEGIGVGAALRPEVWLRLFGAHNSMLVVGAQYLRLVGPAYGLFGVGLALYFAAQGAGQVGWSLAAGLLRVTVALAGGVLALHLGYGLTGLFLALGAGLAALALVNAGALAAGAWLGRPGNATALPQARLRA